GCTGGTGGCGGTGGTGCCGGTCGTCGGAAGCCTGGATCTCAAAGCCCTGGCGCATGCGGCAGGCGTCAAGAAAGTCGAAATGGCCGACCCGGCGGCGGCGCAGCGGTCCACGGGATACTTGCTGGGCGGTATCAGCCCGTTGGGGCAGAAGAAGTGCTTGCGCACCTTCATCGATGTGACGGCGCAGCCGTTTGCGACGATTTTTGTCAGCGCCGGGCGCAGGGGGCTGGAAGTTGAATTACCGGCCAGTGTGTTGGCTGAACATACCCAAGCCACTTTTGCACCGATTGGCCGAGTCTGATTTTCAGCCCTATGGTGAATGGTGATCCAATGTGGGAGGGGGCTTGCCCCCTCCCACATTTTTAGTCCGGTTTCGTCAGGCGGCTACTTACGCCCTGGAACAGAACCAGATGCTCGGCGGCCACCCGAATGCCCACATCCGCGCCCATTTGCTGATCGACATGGCTGGGGAAAATCGACTCCAGCTGTGCGCCCGTCGGTAGTTGCAGGCGGTAGAGGGTCGACGCGCCGAGGAAGGTCTTGCCAACAATCCGTGCTTTGAGCGCACTGTCCGGCGCGTAGACGATGTCATCCGGGCGCAGTAGCACGTCCACCGCGCCGCCGGTCGGCCAGGTGTAGGCACGGTTGCCACGCAGCTCGCCCAGTTCGGTGCTGACCGATTCCGGTGAATTCAATTGGCCACGAATGAAGTAGCCCTGGCCGATAAAGCTGGCGACGTAAGGCGTCTGCGGTTCGTGATAGAGGTTATAGGGCGTGTCCCATTGCTCAAGACGCCCCTCCTTGAAAACCCCAACGTGGTCGCTGACGGCGAACGCTTCTTCCTGATCGTGGGTGACCAGGATCGCGCTGGTGCCGCGAGCCTTGAGAATGTCGCGCACTTCATGGCTGAGCTTGCGACGCAGTTCGCCATCCAGGTTGGAAAAGGGTTCGTCCAGCAGCAGCAGTTGCGGTTCCGGCGCCAAGGCGCGGGCGAGGGCGACGCGTTGCTGTTGGCCACCGGAAAGCTCGTGGGGGAAGCGTTTGCCCAGGTCTTTGAGGTTGACCAGTTCCAGCAACTCGGCGACCACACGGTCTTTGTGCGGGTGCTTGCGAATGCCGAACGCAATGTTGTCTGCCACGCTCAGATGGGGAAACAGCGCGTAATCCTGGAACACCATGCCGATACGACGTTTCTCCGGTGCCAGTGTGAAACCGGCACTGGAGATCACTTCACCCGCCAGGCTGATTTCGCCTTCGTGCACCGGCTCGAACCCGGCAATCGCACGCAGGGTGGTGGTTTTGCCGCAGCCCGAAGAGCCCAGCAGGCAACCGATGTCGCCGGCGTTGAGGTGCAGATTGAGGTTCTGCACCACTCGTTGATCTTGATAGCCGCATGCCAGATTGCGCAGGTTCAGCAGTAATGGCTGGCTCATGCGTGGTGGTACGACGGTGGGACGAGAAATTCGAGCAGGGCCTTTTGCGCATGCAGGCGGTTTTCAGCCTGGTCCCAGGCGACCGAACGTGGGTCGTCGAGCAGGTCGAGGCTGATTTCTTCGCCACGGTGGGCGGGCAGGCAGTGCATGAACAGCACGTCCGGCGCAGCCAGGTCGAGCAGGGCGCGGGTCACCTGGAACGGCGCGAACCGGGCCAGGCGCTTGGCGGTTTCGTCTTCCTGGCCCATGGAGGTCCAGACGTCGGTGCTGACCAGGTGTGCGCCGACCACCGCGTCTTTCGGATCGCGCAGCAGTTGCACACGGCCGTCGGCCTTGGCCATGAACTCGGCGCTGGGTTCGTAACCTTCCGGGCAGGCGATACGCAGGTGGAAGTCGAACTGGATGGCAGCTTCTATATAGCTGTTGCACATATTGTTGCCGTCGCCGATCCAGGCAACGGTCTTGCCCTGGATCGAGCCGCGGTGTTCGAGGAAGGTTTGCATGTCGGCCAGCAACTGGCATGGGTGCAGGTCATCGGACAGGCCGTTGATCACGGGCACGCGCGAGTTGGCGGCAAATTCGGTCAAGGTGCTATGGGCGAAGGTACGGATCATCACGGCGTCGAGCATGCGCGACATCACGATGGCGCAATCGCTGATCGGCTCACCACGGCCCAGTTGGGTATCGCGGGGCGACAGGAAGATAGCCTGGCCACCGAGTTGAATCATGCCGGCTTCGAAGGACAAGCGGGTGCGGGTCGAGGACTTCTCGAAGATCATCCCGAGCACGCGGTTTTTCAAAGGCTCAAACAGTACGCCGCGGTTACGCAGGTCTTTAAGCTCAATGCCTCGACGGATCACGCTGACCAGCTCTTCGGGCGTGCAATCCATCAGGGAGAGAAAGTGCCTTGCGCTCATCATTAACTACCTTTTGCAACAGACCGCAGATACTCAAAGCCTTGTTTATTGTGACAACGGGCGAGACCTGCGGCGAAAGCCGCACGGGGCGACGAAATAGGGGAAGGCGCGATATTGACATTAAATGTCGCGTCTTACCAATAGGGCTACGGTTTTCAAGGGTGTTCAAGCAGGGCGCCGAAGCGCGTTTGAAGACGGTTTCCAGACAGCAGCGGCCCATTTGTACACTGGCATCGAGACCTTTTGCAATGCGCAGGGGCGCCTGCGGGCGTGCTTATAGCGGTTTGAGGCGCGTGCGGGGCGTTCTCGAAACATTTGCTCACGCTTAGCCGTGCCTTGGCCTATGTCCGGCGATTCACAGCACGAACGTTACTGGCGCACTGCGCGGCCGCAGCCCATAGTTGAACAAAGCCCTTATAAAAGAGACTGGCCATGACCAAGACTCTCCATCACCGTGCCTGCCACCTGTGCGAAGCCATCTGCGGCCTTACCCTGGAAACGACCCAGGACGACGCCGGCAGCCTGGCGATTACTTCGATCAAGGGCGACCCGCTGGACACCTTCAGTCGAGGGCATATCTGCCCCAAAGCGGTGGCGTTGCAGGACATCCAGAATGACCCGGACCGCCTGCACCGGCCGATGCTGCGGGTGGGTAGCGAATGGCAACCGATCCCGTGGGACGATGCCTTTGCGCTGGTAGCCGAACGCCTCGCGGGCATCCAGGCCCGGCACGGACAGAATGCGGTGGCGGTGTATCAGGGCAACCCCAGCGTGCATAACTACGGGCTGATGACCCACAGCAACTACTTTCTTGGCTTGTTGAAAACACGTAACCGCTACTCGGCGACGTCGGTAGACCAGTTGCCCCATCATCTTTCCAGTCACCTGATGTACGGCCATGGCCTGTTGCTGCCTATTCCGGACATCGACCACACCGACTTCATGCTGATTCTGGGCGGCAACCCCCTTGCCTCAAACGGCAGCATCATGACCGTGCCCGATGTAGAGAAGCGCCTCAAGGCGATCCAGGCCCGAGGTGGCAAAGTGGTGGTCGTCGACCCTCGACGCAGCGAGACGGCGGCGATTGCCGATCAGCATCTGTTCGTGCGCCCCGGTGGCGATGCAGCCTTGTTGTTCGGGCTGCTCAACACCTTGTTTGCAGAGGGGCTGACCCGCGACAGCCATTTGCCGGTTGAAGGTTTGGCCGATGTGCGCCGGGCGATCGCCGGGTTTACCGCCGAGGCCATGAGCCCTCAGTGCGCAGTGCCTGCCGAGCAAATCCGCCAATTGGCGCGGGATTTCGCGGCGGCGGATAAAGCGGTTTGCTACGGGCGCATGGGCGTCTCGACCCAGGCGTTCGGCACGTTGTGTCATTGGCTGGTGCAGTTGATCAACCTGGTGACCGGCAACCTGGATCGCGTGGGCGGCGCCTTATGCACAACGCCAGCGGTGGATCTGGTGGCCTCGACCGGCGGCGGGCATTTCAATCGCTGGCAGAGCCGCGTGTCCGGGCGCCCCGAGTACGGGGGAGAGTTGCCGGTGTCTGCCCTGGCCGAAGAGATGCTCACCGAAGGTGAAGGGCAAATTCGCGCCCTGGTGACGGTGGCCGGCAACCCGGTATTGTCGACGCCCAATGGCCGCCAACTGGAGCAGGCGCTGGATGGGTTGGAGTTCATGGTCAGCGTTGACCTTTACATCAATGAGACCACGCGCTATGCCGACCTGATCCTGCCGTCCACGTCGGCGCTGGAGAATGATCACTACGACACCACCTTCAATATGTTCGCGGTGCGCAACGTCACACGCTTCAATCGCGCGATACTGCCCAAGCCTGAAGGTGCGCTGCACGACTGGGAAATTTTTGTCGGTTTGGCCAAGGCATTTGCGGCGCACACCGGTGTGGCGCTCAAACCAACAATGCCACCCGCGCAGATGATCGACTTCGGTTTGCGCGCCGGGACTTACGGTGATGCATCCCCGCACCAGTTGTCCGTGGCGATGCTGGCCGATCATCCCCATGGCGTGGACCTGGGGCCGCTTACGCCAAACCTGGCCGCCCGGCTGAAAACCGCCGACGGCAAGGTGCAGGCGGCGCCGTCGGTGATCCTGGCGGACCTGGCGCGTTTTGCGGCGCAACCGCTGCCTGGGGCGGACGAGCTGCTGCTGATTGGCCGTCGCCATGTGCGCAGCAATAATTCCTGGATGCATAACTATCACCGGCTGGTGAAGGGCAAGCCGCGCCATCAACTGCTGATGCACCCCGATGACCTGGCCCGTCGCCAGCTGAGCGATGGCCAGCGAGTGCGTGTCAGCTCGCGGATCGGCATGGTGGAGGTGGAAGTGGTGGCCAGCCTGGACATGATGCCTGGCGTGGTCAGCCTGCCTCACGGCTGGGGCCACGGGCGCCCGGGCGTGCAAATGAGCATTGCCAGTAGCCAGCCGGGGGCAAGTGCGAATGATTTGACCGATGAGCGGCAATTGGACGAACTGTCGGGCAATGCAGCGCTCAATGGCGTACCCGTGAAAGTTGCCGCGGCTTGATGCTGGCTGTCGGCGCGCCTGAGCATCCTGTGGGTTTTTTGCGTTACAATGCGCCACCGTGCCGACCTGTGAGTCGCAAAGTTCCTGCAGAGGTGTTCCATGGATATCATCGAAACGATCAAAGAGCAGATTGCCAACAACACCATTCTGCTTTACATGAAAGGCGCTCCGAACGCTCCTCAGTGCGGTTTCTCCGCGAAAGCGTCCCAGGCCATCATGGCGTGTGGCGAGAAGTTCGCTTACGTGGATATCCTGCAAAACCCGGAAATTCGCGCCAACCTGCCTAAATACGCCAACTGGCCGACCTTCCCGCAGTTGTGGGTAGCCGGTGAACTGGTTGGCGGCAGCGACATCATCACTGAAATGGCAGCTGATGGCTCGTTGCAAGCGCTGGTCAAAGACGCAGCGGCAAAAGCGGCAGCCAAAACCGAAGCGTGATGCTCCTGTAAAAGGCCTCGCAATAAAAAGCCCCGCTTCTCAAAAGAGAGCGGGGCTTTTTTTGGCTTCTCTGTAGGAGCGAGCTTGGTCGCGAAAAACGCCCAGGCAACGCGTTCATTCTGGATAAACGCGGTGGCGCTGAGTTCTTCGCGAGCAAGCTCGCTCCTACATCAAAATTAAACGAGAGCCGCAGGCGTTATTCGCCCATCTGCGACTGCAGGTAGTTCTCCAGGCTGACCTTGTCGATCAGGCCCAGTTGGGTTTCCAGCCAGTCGATGTGTTCTTCCTGGTCTTCGAGGATATCTTCCAACAGTTCGCGGCTGCCATAGTCGCCAGTGGTTTCGCAGTGAGCGATGGCGGCCTTGAGGTCGCTGTGGCTCTTGCGTTCAAAGCCCAGGTCGCTGCCGATCATTTCCTGGGTGTGCTCGCCGATATTCAGCTTGCCCAGGTCTTGCACGTTCGGCAGACCTTCCAGGAACAGGATGCGTTTGATCAGCGCATCGGCGTCCTTCATGGCCTTGATCGATTCCTTATATTCGCGTTTGCCGAGCTTTTCCAGGCCCCAATCGTCATACATGCGCGCATGCAGAAAGTACTGATTGATCGCGACCAGTTCATTGGCAAGGATTTTGTTGAGTTGCTGGATGACTGAAATGTCGCCTTTCATGACTGGGGTCCTGCCCTGTAATCGCTGTGTATGGGCGGAGTTTGAGCGGCGGCAATCTTGGTGTCAAACCTAAGTTATTGAATAATAAATGAAAATTAATCGGAATAAGAATGTTTGTGTTCCGCGTCTTCGCGCTAACTAATTGAATTGCGGGCATAAAAAAACCGGACACTGGGTCCGGTTCTTTAAAACACGCTTATTTAAGCGTGTGTAAATTCTGCCGAGTAGGGCAGCCCGGCTTGGGCTGTCTGCAACTGCGTGAGGGTTTCCCGTACCACTTGCTTGGCAAGGCAGGCGCATTTACCACACTGGCTGGCAACGCCGGTGGTTTCACGCACTTCCTTGTAGCTGCAGCAACCTTCATAGATTGCTTCGCGGATTTGTCCGTCGGTGACGCCAGTACAGAGGCACACATACATAAGGGAGAACCGTCGCGGGTTTAGGGCTTAAGTGCGATGGATCTTAATGTTAACGAGAATGATTGTCAAAGTAGTTTCATCATCAATCCGGCGCACATTGCCTGTGCGCTGACGAACGGTTTTTTCGGTGTATGATGGTCGATCTTTACGAAGCGTGACCGCGTCACAGGTCTGTCGCTGAACGAAGGCAGACTCGATGCTGGTCCTGTTACTTCAATCGTCACCCTTACATCAGGAGATATCCAATGAGCGTACTCGTCGGCAAACAAGCCCCGGATTTCGACGTACCCGCCGTCCTCGGCAATGGCGAAATCGTAGACAGCTTCAAACTGTCTGAAGCCATCAAAGGCAAATACGGCCTGGTGTTCTTCTACCCGCTGGACTTCACCTTCGTCTGCCCATCCGAGCTGATCGCTCTGGATCACCGCATGGACGATTTCAAGGCGCGTAACGTTGAAGTGGTCGCCGTTTCCATCGACTCCCACTTCACCCACAACGCCTGGCGCAACACCGCCATCAACGATGGCGGCATCGGCAAAGTCAAATACACCATGGCAGCCGATATGAAGCACGATATCGCCAAGGCCTACGACGTTGAGTCCGAAGGCGGCGTAGCGTTCCGTGGCGCGTTCCTGATCGACGATAAGGGCGTTGTGCGCTCGCAGATCATCAACGACCTGCCACTGGGCCGTAACATGGAAGAGCTGATTCGTCTGGTCGACGCTCTGCAATTCCACGAAGAGCACGGCGAAGTCTGCCCTGCCAACTGGAAAAAAGGCGACAAAGGCATGACCGCTTCCACCGAAGGTGTTGCGGCTTACCTGACCGAGAACGCTGGCAAGCTGTAAGCCAGATTCAAGGTAAAAAAAACCGGCCTGAAAAGGCCGGTTTTTTTATGCGCGGGATTAACTTCAATCGTTGAAGTCTTCCCAGCCGCCCATCTGTTTCCAGCGGTTGACGATGCCGCAGAACAGCTCGGCGGTCTTCTCGGTGTCGTAGCGGGCCGAGTGAGCCTCGCGGCCGTCGAAGTCGATACCGGCGGCCTGGCAGGCTTTTGCCAGTACGGTCTGACCGTAGGCGAGGCCGGCGAGGGTGGCGGTGTCGAAGCTGGAGAAGGGATGGAACGGGTTGCGTTTCATGTCCAGGCGCGCCACGGCGGCGTTCAGGAAACCCAGGTCGAAGCTGCTGTTGTGCCCTACCAGGATCGCGCGTTTGCAGCCATTGGCCTTCAGCGCCTTGCGTACGCCGCGGAAAATGTCGGTGAGCGCCGCTTCTTCACTCACCGCCATGCGCAATGGGTGATCGAGCTTGATCCCGGTGAACTCCAGGGCCGCCGCTTCGATGTTGGCGCCTTCAAACGGCTCGACGCGGAAGAAGTGGGTGTGTTCCGGGTACACGAAGCCCTGCTCGTCCATGCCGATAGTCGTCGCGGCAATTTCCAGCAAGGCATCGGTGGCGCAGTTGAAGCCGCCGGTTTCTACGTCGATAACCACAGGCAGGTAGCCGCGGAAACGTTCGGCCATCGGATGGCGCGAACCGCCGCCACCGCCATGTTCCTGTTCGTCATCGTAATGGTCTTCACTCACTTGCTTTCCTCCAGCAGGCGCCAGCGCAGTGTTTCACCGGCGCGCAGCGGGATAACGGTCAACTCGCCAAAGGGCAGGCTGGCAGGGGCGGTCCAGTCTTCACGAACCAGGGTGATGCGGTCGGTATTCGCCGGCAGGCCATAGAAGCGCGGGCCGTTGAGGCTGGCGAAGCCTTCGAGCTTGTCCAGGGCGTTGCGTTGTTCGAACGCTTCGGCGTACAGCTCGATGGCGGCAAACGCGGTGTAGCACCCCGCGCAACCGCAGGCGGCTTCCTTGGCGTGCTGCGCGTGGGGCGCCGAGTCTGTACCGAGGAAGAACTTCGGGTTGCCGCTGGTGGCGGCGTCCAGCAAAGCCACCTGGTGGGTGTTGCGCTTGAGGATCGGCAAGCAATAAAAGTGCGGTCGAATCCCGCCCACCAGCATGTGGTTGCGGTTGTACAGCAGGTGATGGGCGGTGATGGTCGCGCCGACGTTGGCCGAAGCCTCGGTGACGAACTGCACGGCATCTGCGGTGGTGATGTGTTCGAACACCACCTTGAGGGTCGGGAACAGCTCGACCACTCGGCGCATATGCTCGTCGATGAAGATCTTCTCGCGATCGAACACGTCGACATCGCCACGTGTAACTTCACCGTGGATCAACAGCGGCATGCCGACCTCGGCCATGGCTTCGATGGCCGGCAGGATCTTGTCGATACTGGTCACGCCGGAATCGGAGTTGGTGGTCGCGCCCGCCGGGTACAGCTTGGCGGCGTGAACATAACCGCTGGCCTTGGCCTCACGAATTTCTTCGGGCTGGGTGCGGTCGGTAAGGTAGAGCACCATCAGCGGTTCAAAGCGACTGCCGGCCGGGCGCGCAGCGAGGATTCGCTGGCGATAGGCATCGGCTTCGGCTGCGTTACGCACCGGTGGTACCAGGTTAGGCATGATGATGGCGCGGCCAAACGTGCGCGCTACATCGGCCACGGTTTGGGGCAACGCAGCACCATCGCGAAGATGAATATGCCAGTCGTCGGGACGCAGCAGGGTCAGGCGGTCGGACATTGGGGATTCCAGGCGGGTCAATCTGGTGGGAATGCTACCGGAAAAGACTCGTGCAGGCACTCGCTATCAAGTTTTGCAGGATACGACCGATAGCACTGGGTATGCCTTAACGATGTATGACGCTTTGAAGTGTTGTAGAAACCAGTGGAGCCTCCCGTGCGCCAGCATTATCTAGCCCTGCTCAGTGTGTTCGCCAGCCTGCCTGCGATGGCCCTCACGTTCCAGACACGTCTGGAAAATATTGAGTGGAAGGTGGAGGGCGATCAGTTCGAATGCCGCCTGACCCAGCCGATCACCGATTTCGGCTCGGGTGAGTTCGTGCGTCGGGCGGGCGAGCAGGCGACATTTCGTCTGAAAGCCTATAACGGTTCGCTCGGTGCCGGCTCCGCCACGTTGTTGGCCGCCGCTGCGCCCTGGCAACCGGGGCGCGGTGATATCAACCTCGGTGCGGTGCGCGTGGGCAGTGGCGATGTGTTGTTCAACAGCTCTCAGGCCCAGGCCGGGCGGCTGTTCACCGGCTTGCTCGAAGGCCGCAGCCCGACCGTACGGCATTACGGCCGCGAGGGGGGGTACTCGGAAATACGCCTGCTGCCGGTGAAGTTCAACAAGGCCTACAACGACTATCAGCTATGTACGGCCAAGCTGTTGCCGATGAACTACGATCAGGTCAAGCAGACGGAAGTGGGTTTCCCTGGGGGGGGCATTGAGCTGGATGCAGCAGCCAAGAAGAAGCTGTCGGTGATTGTCGCTTTCATGAAAGCTGACCCCACCGTGAACCACATCGAGTTGAACGGCCACTCGGACAACAGCGGCAACCGCCTGACCAACCGTGATGTCTCGCGACGCCGAGCCCTGGCGGTGATGGACTACTTCAAGGCCAACGGCATCCAGGAATCGCAGGTCACCCTGCGGTTTCACGGTGAAAGCTACCCCTTGGCGCCCAACACCAACGCCGCCAACCGAGCCCGCAACCGTCGGGTCAACGTGCAGCTTGAGCGCGTGGCTGCGCCTGAGAAACCAGCGTCCCAAGCAACTGCGCCGAGCAACCCCGCAGCGACCTCGTAAGTGCGACCATCGGTCGCGCGCTTGACATAATCTGTCGCTTTATCTTCATTTGCTGTCGCGCCCCTGTAATTTCGCGGTTTTGATCGGTAGAATCGTCGCCTTTCCGTACAACCCCGTGGAGTGATGGCATGGCCGACGTAAACAAGGTCGTTCTCGCGTATTCCGGCGGCCTGGACACTTCGGTGATCCTCAAGTGGCTGCAGGATACTTATAACTGTGAAGTGGTGACCTTCACCGCTGACCTGGGTCAGGGCGAAGAGGTCGAACCTGCACGTGCCAAGGCGCAAGCCATGGGCGTGAAAGAGATCTACATTGACGACCTGCGCGAAGAGTTCGTCCGCGATTTCGTTTATCCGATGTTTCGCGCCAATACCGTCTACGAAGGCGAGTACCTGCTGGGTACCTCCATCGCCCGTCCGCTGATCGCCAAGCGCCTGATCGAAATTGCCAACGAAACCGGCGCCGATGCCATTTCCCATGGCGCCACCGGCAAGGGCAACGACCAGGTGCGTTTCGAACTGGGTGCCTACGCCCTCAAGCCCGGCGTAAAAGTGATCGCCCCTTGGCGTGAATGGGACCTTCTGTCCCGTGAAAAGCTGATGGATTACGCTGAAAAGCACGCGATCCCGATCGAGCGTCACGGCAAGAAGAAATCCCCGTACTCGATGGATGCCAACCTGCTGCACATCTCCTATGAAGGCGGCGTGCTGGAAGACACCTGGACCGAGCACGAAGAAGACATGTGGAAATGGACCGTCTCCCCGGAGAACGCTCCAGATAAGCCGCAGTACCTGGAACTGACCTACCGCAACGGCGACATCGTCGCGCTGGATGGCGTCGAGATGACTCCAGCCACCGTGTTGGCGACCCTGAACCGTATCGGTGGTGAACACGGTATCGGTCGTCTCGACATCGTCGAGAACCGTTACGTGGGCATGAAGTCCCGTGGCTGCTATGAAACACCGGGCGGCACCATCATGCTGCGCGCTCACCGTGCGATCGAATCGATCACCCTGGACCGCGAAGTCGCTCACCTCAAAGATGAGCTGATGCCGAAATACGCCAGCCTGATCTACACCGGCTATTGGTGGAGCCCTGAGCGTCTGATGCTGCAGCAGATGATCGACGCCTCCCAGGCCCACGTGAACGGCGTCGTGCGCCTGAAACTGTACAAGGGCAATGTAATCGTTACCGGTCGCAAATCCGACGAGTCGCTGTTCGATGCCAACATCGCGACCTTCGAGGAAGATGGCGGTGCCTACAACCAGGCGGATGCAGCAGGCTTCATCAAGTTGAACGCCTTGCGCATGCGCATCGCGGCCAACAAAGGACGCAAGTTGTTCTGAGTGTTTTGCCTGTGGTGAAAAAGCCCCTTATGCAAGGGGCTTTTTTTTTGCCCTGAATATACCCATGGGAGCATTAATCAAGGCGGCGTTTACAAATGTTTAACACGTGTTTAAGAATTTTGCTTCACGTCTTTGAAAACTTTTCCGGTTCCGAATTTTTGCTTTTCTAAGGAAAGGTTTTTTACATATGAATAGGAACTATGTCTTAAAGAAATTTCACTCATGCAGGAGCAATGGACATGTAATTTATAGAATTTTCTGTAGGAAAATGGAGTGTAAATAAATATGTTAAATGGAACTAAAGTCGATACGGTTTTTTCAGCCCCTCATTTAGATCGCAGTAGCGTACAAGGGGCATTTCCTGAAAGGCCTGTGCGCCACGTTTACCGAGTATGCCTGGGAGTGAGGACATTTCATTCAAAATATGTACAGGCAGGGAAAAGTCTGAAAGGCTCCATAAAGCTGAATACATCCAAGTTGGCGAATTTTTGTAGGTCAATTCCTATCTTGTTGTGGGTTGGGTCTCTGCCTGCTGTTGCTTGGGGGGGAACGCTATGCCAACTAGTAGACGACTAGGCTATTGTGCTTTCTCTAAATAATTCGAACAGCGAAATTGGACTTTCTCATGAATAAAGTGCTGATCGTGGATGATCATCCCGTCATTCGGCTTGCTGTGCGCATGCTAATGGAACGTCATGGTTATGAGGTCGTTGCCGAGACTGATAACGGTGTCGATGCGTTGCAACTTGCGCGGGAACATATGCCGGACATTGTCATACTGGATATTGGAATCCCCAAACTTGATGGCCTTGAAGTTATTTGCCGGTTGGCCTCGACCAAGCAAGCTGTATCGTTCAAGGTGCTGGTGCTGACGTCCCAGGCGCCTGGGCACTTTTCCATGCGCTGCATGCAGGCCGGGGCCGCCGGCTATGTGTGCAAGCAGCAGGACCTGACCGAGTTGCTGAGCGCCATCAAGGCAGTGCTTTCCGGCTACAGCTATTTCCCGAACCAGGCGCTCAACTCGGTGCGCTCCACCATGGGCAACGCCAGTGAAGCTGACATGGTTGAACGTTTGTCCGGGCGGGAAATGATGGTGCTGCAACAGCTCGCCCGCGGCAAAACCAATAAGGAGATTGCCGATGGCATGTTCCTCAGCAACAAGACCGTCAGCACTTACAAGACGCGCCTGCTATTAAAGCTTAATGCCCGCTCTCTGGTCGACCTGATAGAACTGGCCCAGCGTAATGGTCTGGTGTGAGGAGGGCGCTCAACGTTCCGACACGTGTGTAACAACCGGCACAAAAAAGCCTCCGTCAGGGAGGCTTCCGGCCATCTGGCAGGTGGTCAAAGATCGAAGTCGTAATCGGCCAACTGTCTTTGCAAGCGTCGCTCTTCAAGCAGGTTGTCGATAGTCCGGCGTTTGCTCAAATTGGTCTTCGCCACCTCTACGACGGGCGCTGGCGCCTCATCGTCTTCCAACTCCACCAGGTCGTCATCGACTTCCAGTTCTTCTTTGCCAGTGCTCATAAGGTTCACTCCAGGCTAAGACTGCCGTTGGCGCCCCTTATAACGATATTCCACGAACGGGTAAAAAAGATTTTTTCAATCGACCGATAGAGAAAAGCCCGTAATCCTCAATCGTCAGATGTCTTGTCCTTGTATTCACACAAATCTTCGATCCTGCAGCTGCCACACCGTGGCTTGCGCGCCTGGCAGACATAGCGTCCGTGAAGAATCAGCCAATGATGGGAGTCGAGCAGATAGGGCTTGGGTACAAACTTCATCAGCTGCCTTTCGACCTCGACCACATTCTTGCCGCGAGCGATGCCGGTTCGGTTACTGACGCGAAAAATATGGGTGTCCACGGCCATGGTGAGCTGCCTGAACGCGGTATTGAGCACCACGTTGGCGGTCTTGCGGCCGACTCCGGGCAACGCTTCCAGTGCTTCTCGGGTTTGCGGTACTTCACTGGCGTGCAACTCCATCAACAGGCGGCACGTCTCGATCACGTTCTTGGCCTTGCTGTTGTACAAGCCGATGGTCTTGATGTACTCCGATAACCCTTCCACACCGAGGGCATAAATCGCCTCCGGCGTATTGGCTACTGGAAATAGCTTGGCCGTGGCCTTGTTCACGCCCACGTCGGTGGATTGGGCCGACAGGATCACCGCTATCAGCAGCTCGAACGGCG
Above is a genomic segment from Pseudomonas sp. R5-89-07 containing:
- a CDS encoding OmpA family protein codes for the protein MRQHYLALLSVFASLPAMALTFQTRLENIEWKVEGDQFECRLTQPITDFGSGEFVRRAGEQATFRLKAYNGSLGAGSATLLAAAAPWQPGRGDINLGAVRVGSGDVLFNSSQAQAGRLFTGLLEGRSPTVRHYGREGGYSEIRLLPVKFNKAYNDYQLCTAKLLPMNYDQVKQTEVGFPGGGIELDAAAKKKLSVIVAFMKADPTVNHIELNGHSDNSGNRLTNRDVSRRRALAVMDYFKANGIQESQVTLRFHGESYPLAPNTNAANRARNRRVNVQLERVAAPEKPASQATAPSNPAATS
- a CDS encoding PA3496 family putative envelope integrity protein, with the translated sequence MSTGKEELEVDDDLVELEDDEAPAPVVEVAKTNLSKRRTIDNLLEERRLQRQLADYDFDL
- the pyrC gene encoding dihydroorotase — encoded protein: MSDRLTLLRPDDWHIHLRDGAALPQTVADVARTFGRAIIMPNLVPPVRNAAEADAYRQRILAARPAGSRFEPLMVLYLTDRTQPEEIREAKASGYVHAAKLYPAGATTNSDSGVTSIDKILPAIEAMAEVGMPLLIHGEVTRGDVDVFDREKIFIDEHMRRVVELFPTLKVVFEHITTADAVQFVTEASANVGATITAHHLLYNRNHMLVGGIRPHFYCLPILKRNTHQVALLDAATSGNPKFFLGTDSAPHAQHAKEAACGCAGCYTAFAAIELYAEAFEQRNALDKLEGFASLNGPRFYGLPANTDRITLVREDWTAPASLPFGELTVIPLRAGETLRWRLLEESK
- the nth gene encoding endonuclease III, with translation MNAAKRLEIFRRFHEDNPEPKTELAYSSPFELLIAVILSAQSTDVGVNKATAKLFPVANTPEAIYALGVEGLSEYIKTIGLYNSKAKNVIETCRLLMELHASEVPQTREALEALPGVGRKTANVVLNTAFRQLTMAVDTHIFRVSNRTGIARGKNVVEVERQLMKFVPKPYLLDSHHWLILHGRYVCQARKPRCGSCRIEDLCEYKDKTSDD
- a CDS encoding response regulator transcription factor, with the translated sequence MNKVLIVDDHPVIRLAVRMLMERHGYEVVAETDNGVDALQLAREHMPDIVILDIGIPKLDGLEVICRLASTKQAVSFKVLVLTSQAPGHFSMRCMQAGAAGYVCKQQDLTELLSAIKAVLSGYSYFPNQALNSVRSTMGNASEADMVERLSGREMMVLQQLARGKTNKEIADGMFLSNKTVSTYKTRLLLKLNARSLVDLIELAQRNGLV
- the rnt gene encoding ribonuclease T gives rise to the protein MSEDHYDDEQEHGGGGGSRHPMAERFRGYLPVVIDVETGGFNCATDALLEIAATTIGMDEQGFVYPEHTHFFRVEPFEGANIEAAALEFTGIKLDHPLRMAVSEEAALTDIFRGVRKALKANGCKRAILVGHNSSFDLGFLNAAVARLDMKRNPFHPFSSFDTATLAGLAYGQTVLAKACQAAGIDFDGREAHSARYDTEKTAELFCGIVNRWKQMGGWEDFND
- a CDS encoding argininosuccinate synthase, which translates into the protein MADVNKVVLAYSGGLDTSVILKWLQDTYNCEVVTFTADLGQGEEVEPARAKAQAMGVKEIYIDDLREEFVRDFVYPMFRANTVYEGEYLLGTSIARPLIAKRLIEIANETGADAISHGATGKGNDQVRFELGAYALKPGVKVIAPWREWDLLSREKLMDYAEKHAIPIERHGKKKSPYSMDANLLHISYEGGVLEDTWTEHEEDMWKWTVSPENAPDKPQYLELTYRNGDIVALDGVEMTPATVLATLNRIGGEHGIGRLDIVENRYVGMKSRGCYETPGGTIMLRAHRAIESITLDREVAHLKDELMPKYASLIYTGYWWSPERLMLQQMIDASQAHVNGVVRLKLYKGNVIVTGRKSDESLFDANIATFEEDGGAYNQADAAGFIKLNALRMRIAANKGRKLF